From one Dermacentor silvarum isolate Dsil-2018 chromosome 3, BIME_Dsil_1.4, whole genome shotgun sequence genomic stretch:
- the LOC119445058 gene encoding uncharacterized protein LOC119445058 isoform X1: protein MGCQSQVWTVVMAMGARRCSRTTSTVLDVVDFPCLVDDDTVEFLRSHGRVFFLSRGPPGSGKGTVATRLHELYPGSRLYWADKMFLTPLAPPRTKETLKQSHELCRKKITEYMQQNEPVIINRNTNMTVWETSQYLQIAATYGYTVIILNIDKNLILKPEVLAITNSKGLDQRYMKSRLKQWEQVYPYAMGWSPRPRDAASLLHRYMKLAAELANGDNGIGLKPVRCAQFFPFCVARVCWFGWDERDREYCHSELVKKAYASKDTITVFGYAVVGDLVVAVVQLTEAQAALVGDREQPIHLEAAILRHANALEYDEKLCTFDLHEMSAQNESDQTAVLEEEAACCELPPPSRVSFIVLGSTTAKPIKYSDAMLHTSLLRDHMHSWKDTRAAPRIGVNTAGVSVYSTISNDTCHLIAVKKSVKLDVVFTGHYQAYTTQYVLTFHLCCTWVCIAVCVCVCTVICSKSVGCAGNIRA from the exons ATGGGCTGCCAATCTCAGGTGTGGACAGTTGTG ATGGCGATGGGAGCAAGACGCTGTTCACGGACGACATCGACAGTCCTGGATGTGGTGGACTTCCCCTGCCTTGTGGACGACGACACAGTGGAATTCTTGCGCAGCCACGGCCGCGTCTTCTTCCTGTCGCGCGGCCCTCCGGGCTCGGGCAAAGGGACGGTGGCCACGCGACTGCACGAGCTGTACCCAGGCAGCCGCCTGTACTGGGCGGACAAGATGTTCCTCACGCCCTTGGCTCCACCCAGGACCAAGGAGACATTGAAGCAGTCTCATGAACTGTGCAGGAAAAA GATAACTGAGTACATGCAGCAGAATGAGCCAGTCATCATCAACAGGAACACCAACATGACGGTGTGGGAGACATCTCAGTACCTACAGATTGCTGCCACGTATGGATATACAGTGATCATCCTCAATATCGACAAGAACCTTATCTTGAAGCCTGAG GTACTAGCGATAACAAACAGCAAGGGGCTGGACCAAAGGTACATGAAGTCACGACTGAAGCAGTGGGAGCAGGTGTACCCGTACGCAATGGGCTGGTCACCTAGGCCTCGAGATGCCGCGTCCCTGCTGCATCGCTACATGAAGCTGGCTGCCGAGCTTGCCAATGGCGACAATG GCATAGGGCTCAAGCCTGTCCGGTGCGCGCAGTTCTTCCCCTTCTGTGTCGCAAGAGTGTGCTGGTTTGGATGGGATGAGCGGGATAGGGAGTACTGCCACAGTGAACTG GTGAAGAAAGCTTATGCTTCAAAAGACACAATCACTGTCTTTGGCTATGCTGTGGTTGGCGATCTGGTTGTGGCTGTTGTCCAGCTTACAGAAGCCCAGGCAGCGCTCGTGGGAGATAGGGAGCAGCCAATTCACTTGGAGGCTGCAATCTTAAGACACGCAAATGCCCTGGAGTACGACGAAAAGCTGTGCACCTTTGACTTGCACGAGATGTCTGCACAGAATGAATCTGATCAGACAGCAGTCTTGGAAGAAGAAGCCGCATGCTGCGAGCTTCCACCACCATCGCGGGTGAGTTTCATTGTCCTTGGCTCCACCACTGCCAAGCCCATAAAATACAGCGATGCCATGCTGCACACCAGTCTTCTGCGTGACCACATGCACTCTTGGAAGGACACGCGTGCAGCGCCAAGGATTGGTGTGAACACTGCTGGTGTATCAGTGTACAGCACCATCTCGAATGACACGTGTCACCTGATTGCAGTCAAGAAGAGTGTCAAGTTGGATGTTGTCTTCACAGGCCACTACCAGGCTTACACCACACAGTATGTTCTAACATTTCACCTTTGTTGTACATGGGTGTGcattgctgtgtgtgtgtgtgtgtgcactgtTATATGCTCTAAGAGTGTAGGGTGTGCTGGAAACATTCGTGCATAG
- the LOC119445058 gene encoding uncharacterized protein LOC119445058 isoform X2, giving the protein MAMGARRCSRTTSTVLDVVDFPCLVDDDTVEFLRSHGRVFFLSRGPPGSGKGTVATRLHELYPGSRLYWADKMFLTPLAPPRTKETLKQSHELCRKKITEYMQQNEPVIINRNTNMTVWETSQYLQIAATYGYTVIILNIDKNLILKPEVLAITNSKGLDQRYMKSRLKQWEQVYPYAMGWSPRPRDAASLLHRYMKLAAELANGDNGIGLKPVRCAQFFPFCVARVCWFGWDERDREYCHSELVKKAYASKDTITVFGYAVVGDLVVAVVQLTEAQAALVGDREQPIHLEAAILRHANALEYDEKLCTFDLHEMSAQNESDQTAVLEEEAACCELPPPSRVSFIVLGSTTAKPIKYSDAMLHTSLLRDHMHSWKDTRAAPRIGVNTAGVSVYSTISNDTCHLIAVKKSVKLDVVFTGHYQAYTTQYVLTFHLCCTWVCIAVCVCVCTVICSKSVGCAGNIRA; this is encoded by the exons ATGGCGATGGGAGCAAGACGCTGTTCACGGACGACATCGACAGTCCTGGATGTGGTGGACTTCCCCTGCCTTGTGGACGACGACACAGTGGAATTCTTGCGCAGCCACGGCCGCGTCTTCTTCCTGTCGCGCGGCCCTCCGGGCTCGGGCAAAGGGACGGTGGCCACGCGACTGCACGAGCTGTACCCAGGCAGCCGCCTGTACTGGGCGGACAAGATGTTCCTCACGCCCTTGGCTCCACCCAGGACCAAGGAGACATTGAAGCAGTCTCATGAACTGTGCAGGAAAAA GATAACTGAGTACATGCAGCAGAATGAGCCAGTCATCATCAACAGGAACACCAACATGACGGTGTGGGAGACATCTCAGTACCTACAGATTGCTGCCACGTATGGATATACAGTGATCATCCTCAATATCGACAAGAACCTTATCTTGAAGCCTGAG GTACTAGCGATAACAAACAGCAAGGGGCTGGACCAAAGGTACATGAAGTCACGACTGAAGCAGTGGGAGCAGGTGTACCCGTACGCAATGGGCTGGTCACCTAGGCCTCGAGATGCCGCGTCCCTGCTGCATCGCTACATGAAGCTGGCTGCCGAGCTTGCCAATGGCGACAATG GCATAGGGCTCAAGCCTGTCCGGTGCGCGCAGTTCTTCCCCTTCTGTGTCGCAAGAGTGTGCTGGTTTGGATGGGATGAGCGGGATAGGGAGTACTGCCACAGTGAACTG GTGAAGAAAGCTTATGCTTCAAAAGACACAATCACTGTCTTTGGCTATGCTGTGGTTGGCGATCTGGTTGTGGCTGTTGTCCAGCTTACAGAAGCCCAGGCAGCGCTCGTGGGAGATAGGGAGCAGCCAATTCACTTGGAGGCTGCAATCTTAAGACACGCAAATGCCCTGGAGTACGACGAAAAGCTGTGCACCTTTGACTTGCACGAGATGTCTGCACAGAATGAATCTGATCAGACAGCAGTCTTGGAAGAAGAAGCCGCATGCTGCGAGCTTCCACCACCATCGCGGGTGAGTTTCATTGTCCTTGGCTCCACCACTGCCAAGCCCATAAAATACAGCGATGCCATGCTGCACACCAGTCTTCTGCGTGACCACATGCACTCTTGGAAGGACACGCGTGCAGCGCCAAGGATTGGTGTGAACACTGCTGGTGTATCAGTGTACAGCACCATCTCGAATGACACGTGTCACCTGATTGCAGTCAAGAAGAGTGTCAAGTTGGATGTTGTCTTCACAGGCCACTACCAGGCTTACACCACACAGTATGTTCTAACATTTCACCTTTGTTGTACATGGGTGTGcattgctgtgtgtgtgtgtgtgtgcactgtTATATGCTCTAAGAGTGTAGGGTGTGCTGGAAACATTCGTGCATAG